A genomic region of Thiohalospira halophila DSM 15071 contains the following coding sequences:
- a CDS encoding Mov34/MPN/PAD-1 family protein, protein MATPEVPPGRLLATLLERARRSPGQEICGLLVRDGDGAWHHWPVTNAHESPERAFLMEPGEQIAAFRALRERAWTLAAIYHSHPEGEAIPSATDAAEAAWETLHLLVAPRAAAPVRGWWWDGGRFTEVALPPPDGDSMPGR, encoded by the coding sequence ATGGCGACGCCTGAGGTGCCACCCGGGCGGCTGCTGGCGACGCTGCTGGAACGGGCGCGGCGCTCGCCGGGGCAGGAGATCTGCGGCCTGCTGGTCCGCGATGGTGACGGCGCCTGGCATCACTGGCCGGTGACCAACGCCCACGAGTCGCCGGAGCGGGCCTTCCTCATGGAGCCGGGGGAGCAGATCGCCGCCTTTCGCGCCCTGCGGGAGCGGGCGTGGACCCTGGCCGCCATCTACCACTCCCACCCGGAAGGCGAGGCGATCCCCTCGGCCACGGACGCCGCCGAGGCGGCGTGGGAGACCCTGCACCTGCTGGTTGCCCCGCGGGCGGCAGCACCGGTTCGCGGCTGGTGGTGGGATGGTGGGCGATTTACCGAGGTAGCGCTGCCACCGCCGGACGGGGACTCAATGCCGGGTCGGTGA
- the mreC gene encoding rod shape-determining protein MreC produces MFVHGPSVTARLVLVTLLSVSLMAVDHRQNHLETIRGMVSTVIYPLQLAADAPASLAGMLSSAMTSQRDLRRELAELKRERLFLEAELQRMAALEAENERLRRLFESSRALDERLEIAEILSVDLDPFSRQVALNKGSQQDLYRGQPVLDRDGVMGQLTHVGPLSSTAMLLTDPAHAIPVQINRTGRRAIAVGTGSAERLDIPYIPNNADIRNGDLLVTSGLGGRFPSGYPVARITNIEPRPGESYARVDAEPLARIHRVREVLLVWSDQGDNPAGEPSVPAETAPAGAADEEAP; encoded by the coding sequence CTGTTCGTCCATGGCCCTTCGGTCACCGCCCGCCTGGTCCTGGTCACCCTCCTCTCGGTGAGCCTGATGGCCGTCGACCATCGCCAGAATCACCTGGAGACCATCCGCGGAATGGTCTCCACGGTGATCTATCCCCTGCAGCTGGCTGCCGACGCACCCGCCTCACTGGCCGGCATGCTGTCCAGCGCCATGACCTCCCAGCGCGATCTCCGGCGGGAGCTGGCAGAACTCAAGCGGGAGCGCCTCTTCCTGGAGGCGGAGCTCCAGCGCATGGCGGCCCTGGAGGCGGAGAACGAGCGCCTGCGCCGACTGTTCGAATCCAGCCGCGCCCTGGACGAGCGGCTGGAGATCGCCGAGATCCTCTCCGTGGACCTCGACCCCTTCAGCCGCCAGGTCGCCCTGAACAAGGGCAGCCAGCAGGATCTCTATCGCGGCCAGCCCGTGCTGGACCGGGACGGCGTCATGGGTCAGCTCACCCATGTGGGCCCGCTCTCCAGTACTGCCATGCTGCTCACCGATCCGGCCCACGCCATCCCGGTCCAGATCAATCGTACCGGTCGCCGGGCCATCGCCGTGGGCACCGGTTCGGCGGAGCGGCTGGACATCCCCTACATCCCCAACAACGCGGATATCCGGAACGGTGACCTGCTGGTCACCTCCGGCCTGGGAGGGCGCTTCCCGTCCGGCTATCCGGTCGCCCGGATCACGAACATCGAGCCGCGCCCGGGTGAATCCTACGCCCGCGTCGACGCCGAGCCGCTGGCCCGGATCCACCGGGTCCGCGAGGTCCTGCTGGTCTGGTCCGACCAGGGCGACAACCCGGCCGGGGAGCCATCGGTGCCGGCCGAGACGGCGCCGGCCGGGGCGGCCGACGAGGAGGCGCCATGA
- the prfA gene encoding peptide chain release factor 1 produces the protein MKASIRDRLDRLVDRLEEVDGLLADPETHTDPDQFRRLSQEHGQLSPVVSTYQDYLGVLDDIEAARTMAAEDDAEMREMAEAELETAQTRAEELEWELQRLLLPTDPNDEKSLYLEIRAGAGGDEAALFAGDLLRMYSRYAENRGWRTEVLSESEGEHGGYRAVVARIDGRGAFSRLKFESGAHRVQRVPETESQGRIHTSTCTVAVMPEADELADVTIDTNDLKVDTFRASGAGGQHVNKTDSAIRLTHLPTGIVVECQEERSQHKNRARAMSFLQAKLQQQQEDAQTQERAETRRALVGTGDRSERIRTYNFPQGRVTDHRINLTLHKLEAVLAGDLDPLIDALTSEHQADQLAELAGAEA, from the coding sequence GTGAAGGCCAGCATCCGCGACCGCCTCGACCGCCTGGTGGATCGGCTGGAGGAGGTGGACGGCCTCCTCGCCGATCCCGAGACCCATACCGATCCCGACCAGTTCCGCCGGCTCTCCCAGGAGCACGGCCAGCTCTCGCCGGTGGTGAGCACCTACCAGGACTACCTGGGGGTCCTCGACGACATCGAGGCCGCCCGCACCATGGCCGCCGAGGACGATGCCGAGATGCGGGAGATGGCCGAGGCCGAGCTGGAGACGGCGCAGACCCGGGCCGAGGAGCTGGAGTGGGAGCTGCAGCGGCTGCTCCTGCCCACGGATCCCAACGACGAGAAGAGCCTCTACCTGGAGATCCGCGCCGGGGCCGGCGGGGACGAGGCGGCCCTCTTCGCCGGCGACCTCCTGCGCATGTACAGCCGCTACGCGGAGAATCGCGGCTGGCGCACCGAGGTCCTCTCGGAATCGGAAGGTGAGCACGGCGGCTACCGGGCCGTGGTGGCCCGCATCGACGGCCGCGGCGCCTTCTCCCGGCTGAAGTTCGAGTCCGGCGCCCACCGCGTCCAGCGCGTGCCGGAGACCGAGTCCCAGGGCCGGATCCACACCTCCACCTGCACCGTGGCGGTAATGCCGGAGGCCGATGAACTCGCCGACGTGACCATCGACACCAACGACCTCAAGGTGGACACCTTTCGCGCCTCCGGCGCCGGCGGCCAGCACGTCAACAAGACCGACTCCGCCATCCGGCTCACCCACCTGCCCACCGGTATCGTGGTGGAGTGCCAGGAGGAGCGGTCGCAGCACAAGAACCGCGCCCGGGCCATGTCCTTTCTCCAGGCCAAGCTCCAGCAGCAGCAGGAGGATGCCCAGACCCAGGAGCGCGCCGAGACCCGGCGCGCCCTGGTCGGCACCGGCGACCGCTCCGAGCGGATCCGGACCTACAACTTCCCCCAGGGCCGGGTCACCGACCACCGCATCAACCTGACCCTGCACAAGCTCGAGGCGGTCCTCGCTGGCGACCTGGATCCGCTCATCGACGCCCTGACCAGCGAGCACCAGGCCGACCAGCTCGCAGAGCTGGCCGGCGCCGAGGCATGA
- the gatB gene encoding Asp-tRNA(Asn)/Glu-tRNA(Gln) amidotransferase subunit GatB has translation MEWETIIGLEIHTQLATQTKIFSGASTAYGAEPNTQACAIDLAMPGVLPVLNHEAVRMAVKLGLAIGAEIAPTSVFARKNYFYADLPKGYQISQYELPVVRHGEMAIEPEGADEAKTIGITRAHLEEDAGKSLHEDFHGMSGIDLNRAGTPLLEIVSEPDMRTAREASAYARKLHALVQYLEICDGNMQEGSFRMDANVSVRPVGEHRFGTRTEIKNVNSFRFLERAIDFEVERQIDVLEGGGRVVQETRLYDAAKDETRSMRSKEEATDYRYFPDPDLLPLAIDQAFVDEARSALPELPDAKRDRFMADYGLSRYDAAVLTDTRALADYYEAVVAAVGDDPKLCANWVTGELAAAMNRDDLDITASPVSAEGLAGLLNRIQDETISGKIAKEVFEAMWAGEGDADTVIEARGLKQITDTSAIDAVIDEVMAANPEQVEAYRGGKDKLMGFFVGQVMKASGGKANPQQVNERLKEKLNG, from the coding sequence ATGGAGTGGGAGACCATCATCGGGCTGGAGATCCACACCCAGCTCGCCACGCAGACCAAGATCTTCTCCGGCGCCTCCACCGCCTACGGCGCCGAGCCCAACACCCAGGCCTGCGCCATCGACCTGGCCATGCCCGGGGTGCTGCCGGTGCTCAACCACGAGGCGGTGCGCATGGCGGTGAAGCTGGGCCTGGCCATCGGCGCCGAGATCGCGCCCACCTCGGTCTTTGCGCGGAAGAACTACTTCTACGCCGACCTGCCCAAGGGCTACCAGATCAGCCAGTACGAGCTGCCGGTGGTCCGCCATGGCGAGATGGCCATCGAGCCGGAGGGGGCCGACGAGGCCAAGACCATCGGCATCACCCGGGCCCACCTGGAGGAGGATGCCGGCAAGTCGCTCCACGAGGACTTCCACGGCATGAGCGGGATCGACCTCAACCGGGCCGGGACGCCGCTGCTGGAGATCGTCTCCGAGCCGGACATGCGCACGGCCAGGGAGGCCTCCGCCTACGCCCGCAAGCTCCACGCCCTGGTCCAGTACCTGGAGATCTGCGACGGCAACATGCAGGAGGGCTCCTTCCGCATGGACGCCAACGTCTCCGTGCGGCCGGTGGGCGAGCACCGCTTCGGGACCCGGACGGAGATCAAGAACGTCAACTCCTTCCGTTTCCTGGAGCGCGCCATCGACTTCGAGGTGGAGCGCCAGATCGACGTCCTCGAGGGCGGCGGCCGGGTGGTCCAGGAGACGCGCCTCTACGACGCGGCGAAGGACGAGACCCGCTCCATGCGCAGCAAGGAGGAGGCCACCGACTACCGGTACTTCCCCGATCCCGACCTGCTGCCGCTGGCCATCGACCAGGCCTTCGTGGACGAGGCCCGCTCCGCCCTGCCGGAGCTGCCGGACGCCAAGCGCGATCGCTTCATGGCCGACTACGGCCTCTCCCGCTACGACGCCGCGGTGCTCACCGATACCCGCGCCCTGGCCGACTACTACGAGGCCGTGGTCGCCGCCGTAGGCGATGACCCCAAGCTCTGCGCCAACTGGGTCACCGGCGAGCTGGCCGCAGCCATGAACCGGGACGACCTCGACATCACCGCGAGCCCGGTCTCCGCCGAGGGGCTGGCCGGCCTGCTCAACCGGATCCAGGACGAGACCATCTCCGGGAAGATCGCCAAGGAGGTCTTCGAGGCCATGTGGGCCGGTGAGGGCGATGCCGATACGGTCATCGAGGCGCGGGGGCTCAAGCAGATCACCGATACCTCCGCCATCGATGCCGTCATCGACGAGGTCATGGCCGCCAATCCGGAGCAGGTAGAGGCCTACCGCGGCGGCAAGGACAAGCTCATGGGCTTCTTCGTCGGCCAGGTGATGAAGGCCTCCGGCGGCAAGGCGAACCCCCAGCAGGTCAACGAGCGGCTCAAGGAGAAGCTCAATGGCTGA
- a CDS encoding HesA/MoeB/ThiF family protein, which yields MNDEQLLRYGRQILLDGVDIAGQQRLADSRILILGLGGLGSPAALYLAGAGVGELVLVDDDVVEISNLQRQIAHTTAEAGAAKAESAARRIAALNPEVTTRPVTRRLDEAGLAAEVAGVDLVLDCSDNFPTRFALNRACAAAGRPLVSGAAIRLEGQVAVFDHRTGGPCYRCLYREEGAEAERCSEAGVLGPAVGIVGSWQAAEALKLLLGVGTPLTGRLLMLDLAAGDCRTLTLRADPACPVCGGHGDA from the coding sequence ATGAACGACGAACAGCTCCTGCGCTACGGCCGCCAGATCCTCCTCGACGGCGTCGACATCGCCGGCCAGCAGCGCCTGGCCGACAGCCGCATCCTCATCCTCGGCCTCGGCGGCCTGGGCTCCCCCGCCGCCCTCTACCTGGCCGGGGCCGGGGTCGGCGAGCTGGTCCTGGTGGACGACGATGTCGTCGAGATCTCCAACCTCCAGCGCCAGATCGCCCACACCACCGCCGAGGCGGGCGCGGCCAAGGCCGAGTCCGCCGCCCGACGGATCGCGGCACTCAATCCGGAGGTCACCACCCGCCCCGTCACTCGACGGCTGGACGAGGCCGGGCTGGCCGCCGAGGTCGCCGGCGTCGACCTGGTCCTGGACTGCTCCGACAACTTCCCCACCCGCTTTGCCCTCAACCGCGCCTGCGCCGCCGCCGGCCGACCCCTGGTCTCCGGGGCGGCCATCCGCCTGGAGGGCCAGGTGGCGGTCTTCGACCATCGCACCGGCGGCCCCTGCTACCGCTGCCTCTACCGCGAGGAGGGGGCCGAGGCGGAGCGCTGCAGCGAGGCCGGGGTCCTGGGACCGGCGGTGGGGATCGTGGGGAGCTGGCAGGCCGCGGAGGCACTGAAGCTGCTACTGGGAGTGGGGACGCCGCTCACCGGCCGGCTGCTCATGCTCGACCTGGCAGCCGGGGACTGCCGTACGCTGACCCTGCGCGCCGACCCGGCCTGTCCGGTCTGCGGGGGCCATGGCGACGCCTGA
- the prmC gene encoding peptide chain release factor N(5)-glutamine methyltransferase — MTIDGLLAEAVAGLTATSDSPRLDAELLLAETLGRNRTWLRTWPEVTVEAPLATHFREQVARRAAGEPVAYLLGRTGFHAIDLAVTPATLIPRPETEELVERALELGGAAGADRARVLDIGTGSGAIALALAAARPNWTVTATDNSSAALAVAAANAAELGLERVELHAGDLFAGLTGPWELIVSNPPYIAADDPHLGAGDVGFEPRGALAAGPDGLDCLRRLAAEGPAHLVPGGWLLVEHGWDQGAAVPDLFTEAGLAEVATHRDLAGQERFTEGRRP, encoded by the coding sequence ATGACCATCGACGGTCTCCTGGCGGAGGCCGTAGCCGGACTCACCGCCACCAGTGACTCCCCGCGCCTGGACGCCGAACTCCTCCTGGCCGAGACCCTCGGGCGCAACCGGACCTGGCTGCGCACCTGGCCGGAGGTGACCGTGGAGGCTCCGCTGGCGACCCACTTCCGGGAACAGGTGGCCCGCCGCGCCGCCGGCGAGCCAGTGGCCTACCTGCTGGGCCGAACGGGCTTCCACGCCATCGACCTGGCGGTGACCCCGGCCACCCTCATCCCCCGCCCGGAGACCGAGGAACTGGTGGAGCGCGCCCTGGAGCTGGGTGGGGCAGCGGGCGCCGACCGCGCTCGAGTCCTGGATATCGGTACCGGCAGCGGCGCCATCGCCCTGGCCCTGGCCGCCGCCCGGCCGAACTGGACCGTGACCGCCACCGACAACAGTTCGGCGGCCCTCGCCGTGGCCGCCGCCAACGCCGCCGAACTGGGCCTGGAGCGGGTGGAACTGCACGCCGGGGACCTCTTCGCCGGGCTGACCGGCCCCTGGGAGCTCATCGTGAGCAACCCGCCGTACATCGCCGCCGACGACCCCCATCTGGGGGCAGGCGACGTCGGCTTCGAGCCCCGTGGCGCTCTGGCCGCCGGCCCGGACGGGCTCGACTGCCTGCGCCGACTGGCGGCGGAGGGCCCGGCACACCTCGTCCCCGGCGGGTGGCTGCTGGTGGAGCATGGCTGGGACCAGGGGGCGGCGGTCCCGGATCTCTTCACGGAAGCGGGCCTGGCGGAGGTGGCGACCCACCGCGACCTGGCCGGCCAGGAGCGGTTCACGGAGGGGCGGCGCCCTTGA
- the hslO gene encoding Hsp33 family molecular chaperone HslO, translated as MSSQDTLQRFLFEHAAVRGQYLHLDGTWQAILARHDYPTPVRRLLGETLVAAGLMGSTLKGYGRLVVQVSGHGPVNLLVAEATAQRTLRGMAQSNARVPEGADLAAAFGDGRMAITLEPEDGGERYQGIVPLEGADLAGAFEGYLDRSEQLPTRLWLAVDGRRASGLMLQRIPGQSDEDSDTWERACHLADTVTEAELLGLDGDRLRHRLFHEEDLRLFEAEPVRFACSCSRERVAGTLRSLGVDEVRSIIAEQGAVDVNCEFCNRHFHFDPVDAEQLFAADDPLGGSPTRH; from the coding sequence ATGAGCAGCCAGGACACCCTCCAGCGCTTCCTCTTCGAGCACGCCGCGGTGCGCGGCCAGTACCTCCACCTGGACGGGACCTGGCAGGCGATCCTTGCCCGCCACGACTATCCCACCCCGGTGCGGCGCCTGCTGGGGGAGACCCTGGTGGCCGCGGGCCTGATGGGGTCCACTCTCAAGGGCTACGGCCGGTTGGTGGTGCAGGTCAGCGGCCACGGGCCGGTGAACCTGCTGGTGGCCGAGGCCACCGCCCAGCGGACCCTGCGCGGCATGGCGCAATCCAACGCCCGGGTTCCCGAGGGGGCGGACCTGGCAGCCGCCTTCGGCGACGGCCGCATGGCCATCACCCTGGAGCCGGAGGACGGCGGTGAGCGCTACCAGGGCATCGTCCCCCTGGAGGGGGCCGATCTGGCCGGCGCCTTCGAGGGCTATCTGGATCGGTCCGAGCAGCTCCCCACGCGGCTGTGGCTGGCGGTGGACGGCCGCCGGGCCAGCGGCCTCATGCTCCAGCGCATCCCCGGCCAGAGCGATGAGGACAGCGATACCTGGGAGCGCGCCTGCCACCTGGCCGATACCGTGACCGAGGCCGAACTGCTGGGGCTGGACGGGGACCGGCTGCGGCACCGCCTCTTCCACGAGGAGGACCTGCGGCTGTTCGAGGCCGAGCCGGTGCGCTTTGCTTGCTCCTGCAGCCGCGAGCGGGTGGCCGGCACCCTGCGCTCCCTGGGCGTGGACGAGGTCCGCTCCATCATCGCCGAGCAGGGTGCCGTGGACGTGAACTGCGAGTTCTGCAATCGCCACTTCCACTTCGACCCGGTGGACGCCGAGCAGCTCTTCGCCGCCGACGACCCCCTGGGTGGTTCACCGACCCGGCATTGA
- the gatA gene encoding Asp-tRNA(Asn)/Glu-tRNA(Gln) amidotransferase subunit GatA, whose protein sequence is MRDAVAAGDCSGEELVTEALERIDADTHNAFITVDAEGARAAARAADAERAAGRAGPLAGLPMAHKDIFCTDGLKTSCGSRMLDSFVAPYDATVVERMAGAGLVNLGKTNMDEFAMGSSNETSYYGPVRNPWDPQAVPGGSSGGSAAAVAAGLVPGTTGTDTGGSIRQPAALCGVTGLKPTYGRVSRWGMIAFASSLDQAGPMARTAEDCALLLGAMAGFDERDSTSLQEPVPDYTEGLGRSLEGLRIGLPKEYFGSGLDAGTARALEAAIEEFRGLGAEIREVSLPHAELAVPTYYVIAPAECSSNLSRFDGVRYGHRCQDPEDLEDLYKRSRGEGFGDEVKRRVMVGTYALSAGYFDAYYLKAQRMRRLIKNDFMAAFEEVDLLLGPTAPGPAFNIGEKTDPVSMYLSDIYTIAANLAGLPAMSVPAGLVDGRPVGLQLIGNYFDEPGLLNAAHRYQQVTDWHQRVAPGATANGEGA, encoded by the coding sequence ATGCGCGACGCCGTGGCCGCCGGCGACTGCTCCGGCGAGGAGCTGGTCACCGAGGCGCTGGAGCGGATCGACGCGGATACGCACAACGCCTTCATTACCGTGGATGCCGAGGGCGCCCGCGCCGCGGCCCGGGCCGCCGATGCCGAGCGCGCCGCCGGTCGGGCCGGGCCGCTGGCCGGGCTGCCCATGGCCCACAAGGACATCTTCTGCACCGACGGGCTCAAGACCTCCTGCGGCTCGCGCATGCTCGATTCCTTCGTCGCCCCCTACGACGCCACCGTGGTGGAACGGATGGCGGGCGCCGGGCTGGTGAACCTGGGCAAGACCAACATGGACGAGTTCGCCATGGGGTCGTCCAACGAGACCAGCTACTACGGCCCCGTGCGCAACCCCTGGGACCCGCAGGCGGTGCCGGGTGGCTCCTCCGGCGGCTCGGCGGCGGCGGTGGCCGCCGGCCTGGTCCCCGGCACCACCGGGACCGATACCGGCGGTTCCATTCGCCAGCCGGCGGCGCTGTGCGGCGTGACCGGGCTCAAGCCCACCTACGGCCGCGTCTCCCGCTGGGGGATGATCGCCTTCGCCTCCAGCCTCGATCAGGCGGGCCCCATGGCGCGCACCGCCGAGGACTGTGCGCTGCTGCTCGGCGCCATGGCCGGCTTCGACGAGCGCGACTCCACCAGCCTCCAGGAGCCGGTGCCGGACTATACCGAGGGGCTGGGGCGCAGTCTCGAGGGGCTGCGCATCGGCCTGCCGAAGGAGTACTTCGGCAGTGGTCTGGATGCGGGCACCGCGCGCGCCCTGGAGGCCGCCATCGAGGAGTTCCGCGGCCTGGGCGCCGAGATCCGCGAGGTTTCCCTGCCCCATGCTGAGCTGGCCGTGCCGACCTACTACGTCATCGCCCCGGCGGAGTGCTCCTCCAACCTCTCGCGCTTCGACGGCGTGCGCTACGGCCACCGCTGCCAGGATCCCGAGGACCTGGAGGACCTCTACAAGCGCTCCCGCGGGGAGGGCTTCGGCGACGAGGTCAAGCGCCGCGTGATGGTGGGGACCTACGCCCTCTCCGCCGGCTACTTCGACGCCTACTACCTCAAGGCGCAGCGCATGCGCCGGCTCATCAAGAACGACTTCATGGCCGCCTTCGAGGAGGTGGACCTGCTGCTCGGGCCCACCGCCCCCGGGCCGGCCTTCAATATCGGCGAGAAGACCGACCCCGTCTCCATGTACCTGTCGGACATCTACACCATCGCCGCCAACCTCGCCGGCCTGCCGGCGATGTCGGTGCCGGCGGGACTGGTGGACGGCCGCCCGGTGGGGCTGCAGCTCATCGGCAACTACTTCGACGAGCCGGGCCTGCTCAACGCCGCCCACCGCTATCAGCAGGTCACCGACTGGCACCAGCGCGTGGCGCCCGGAGCCACGGCCAACGGCGAGGGGGCGTAA
- a CDS encoding rod shape-determining protein: MLGRFRGLFSNDISIDLGTANTLIYVRGKGMVLDEPSVVAIRQDRGPGGPKAIAAVGVDAKRMLGRTPGNIVAIRPMKDGVIADFTVTEKMLQHFIRKVHEARFFKPSPRVLICVPCGATQVERRAIRESAAGAGAREVYLIEEPMAAAIGAGMPITEAQGSMVLDIGGGTSEIAVLSLNGIVYSSSVRVGGDRFDEAIINYVRRKYGSLIGDATAESIKQEIGSAYPGSEVREIEVRGRNLAEGVPRSITLNSNEILEALQEPLSGIVEAVKTGLEQTPPELGADIAERGMVLTGGGALLRDLDRLLMEETGLPVLVADEPLTCVARGGGRALEMMDEYDGELFSLE; encoded by the coding sequence ATGCTAGGACGTTTCCGGGGACTCTTCTCCAACGACATCTCCATCGATCTGGGTACTGCCAACACCCTCATCTATGTCCGGGGCAAGGGCATGGTTCTGGACGAACCGTCGGTCGTGGCCATCCGCCAGGACCGGGGGCCCGGCGGACCCAAGGCCATCGCAGCGGTGGGCGTCGATGCCAAGCGCATGCTCGGCCGGACCCCTGGAAACATCGTCGCCATCCGGCCCATGAAGGATGGCGTCATCGCCGACTTCACCGTGACCGAGAAGATGCTCCAGCACTTCATCCGCAAGGTCCACGAGGCGCGCTTCTTCAAGCCGAGCCCGCGGGTCCTCATCTGCGTACCCTGCGGCGCCACCCAGGTGGAGCGCCGGGCCATCCGGGAGTCGGCCGCCGGGGCCGGGGCCCGCGAGGTCTACCTCATCGAGGAGCCCATGGCGGCGGCCATCGGCGCCGGCATGCCCATCACCGAGGCCCAGGGCTCCATGGTTCTGGACATCGGCGGCGGCACCAGCGAGATCGCCGTCCTCTCCCTCAACGGCATCGTCTACTCCTCCTCGGTCCGTGTGGGCGGGGATCGCTTCGACGAGGCGATCATCAACTACGTCCGGCGCAAGTACGGCTCCCTCATCGGCGACGCCACCGCCGAGAGCATCAAGCAGGAGATCGGCTCCGCCTATCCGGGCAGCGAGGTCCGCGAGATCGAGGTCCGCGGCCGCAATCTGGCCGAGGGCGTCCCGCGCTCCATCACCCTGAACTCCAACGAGATCCTGGAGGCGCTCCAGGAGCCGCTCTCGGGTATCGTCGAGGCGGTGAAGACCGGTCTGGAGCAGACCCCGCCGGAGCTGGGAGCGGACATCGCCGAGCGCGGCATGGTCCTCACCGGCGGCGGCGCCCTGCTGCGCGACCTGGACCGGCTCCTCATGGAGGAGACCGGCCTGCCGGTGCTGGTGGCCGACGAGCCGCTGACCTGCGTCGCCCGCGGTGGCGGTCGCGCCCTGGAGATGATGGACGAGTACGACGGCGAGCTGTTCAGCCTGGAATGA
- the gatC gene encoding Asp-tRNA(Asn)/Glu-tRNA(Gln) amidotransferase subunit GatC: MALDRSDVEKVAHLARLALDEVAVPDYARNLSEILEFVERMNAVDTEGVEPLAHPMEATQRLRADEVTETVDRPRFQALAPAVEDGLYLVPRVVE; the protein is encoded by the coding sequence ATGGCCCTCGACCGATCCGACGTCGAAAAGGTCGCCCATCTGGCCCGTCTGGCCCTGGATGAGGTGGCCGTCCCTGACTACGCCCGCAACCTCTCGGAGATCCTGGAGTTCGTCGAGCGCATGAACGCCGTGGACACCGAGGGAGTGGAGCCGCTGGCCCACCCCATGGAGGCGACCCAGCGGCTGCGCGCCGACGAGGTCACCGAGACCGTCGACCGGCCGCGCTTCCAGGCGCTGGCCCCGGCGGTGGAGGATGGCCTCTACCTCGTTCCCCGCGTGGTGGAGTAG
- the hemA gene encoding glutamyl-tRNA reductase, with product MSLIAFGLNHRTAPVAIREQVAFPPERLDEALADLRASVGVEEAAILSTCNRTEIYCGGDRPPATEELVSWFSRYHDLEPANVAPYVYVHPDRDAVRQVMRVASGLDSLVLGEPQILGQLKGAYEAATAAGSVGGQLNRLFQQTFAAAKQVRTDTAIGASAVSVAYAAVSLARQFFDDLGHHTALLLGAGETNDLVARHLHEAGIGRVIVANRTVERARDVAHPVNGFAIGLDEVEAHLAEADLVVSATASEEPLITKAMAKRIVKKRRHRPVLMVDIAVPRDIDPAAGELDDIYLYAVDDLQAIIKEGLRSRQAAAMQAEEIIDARADHYMAWLRAQDAVGTIRTFREHTHQLQAEEFDRARRQIAAGRDPEAVLAEFGRRLTNKFIHTPTVAMNQAAQRGDEEIVRAARHLFDIPEDDAQ from the coding sequence CCGATCTGCGCGCCTCGGTGGGTGTCGAGGAGGCCGCCATCCTCTCCACCTGCAACCGTACCGAGATCTACTGCGGCGGCGACCGCCCTCCGGCCACCGAGGAGCTGGTGAGCTGGTTCTCCCGCTACCACGACCTGGAACCGGCCAACGTCGCCCCCTACGTCTACGTCCATCCGGACCGCGATGCGGTGCGCCAGGTCATGCGCGTGGCCAGCGGCCTCGACTCCCTGGTCCTGGGCGAGCCCCAGATCCTCGGCCAGCTCAAGGGCGCCTACGAGGCCGCCACCGCCGCCGGCTCGGTGGGCGGGCAGCTCAACCGCCTCTTCCAGCAGACCTTCGCCGCCGCCAAGCAGGTCCGCACCGACACCGCCATCGGGGCGAGCGCCGTCTCCGTCGCCTACGCCGCGGTGAGCCTGGCGCGCCAGTTCTTCGACGACCTGGGCCACCACACCGCCCTGCTCCTGGGGGCCGGCGAGACCAACGACCTGGTCGCTCGCCACCTCCACGAGGCGGGCATCGGCCGGGTCATCGTCGCCAACCGGACCGTGGAGCGGGCGCGGGACGTGGCCCACCCGGTGAACGGCTTCGCCATCGGCCTGGACGAGGTGGAGGCCCACCTGGCCGAGGCCGACCTGGTGGTCTCCGCCACCGCCAGCGAGGAGCCGCTGATCACCAAGGCCATGGCCAAGCGCATCGTCAAGAAGCGCCGTCACCGGCCGGTACTCATGGTGGACATCGCCGTGCCGCGGGATATCGACCCGGCCGCCGGCGAACTGGACGACATCTACCTCTACGCGGTGGACGACCTCCAGGCCATCATCAAGGAGGGGCTGCGCTCCCGTCAGGCCGCGGCCATGCAGGCCGAGGAGATCATCGACGCCCGCGCCGACCACTACATGGCCTGGCTGCGCGCCCAGGATGCCGTGGGGACCATCCGGACCTTCCGCGAGCACACCCACCAGCTCCAGGCCGAGGAATTCGACCGCGCCCGGCGCCAGATCGCCGCCGGTCGCGATCCCGAGGCGGTCCTGGCCGAATTCGGCCGGCGCCTGACCAACAAGTTCATCCATACCCCCACGGTGGCGATGAACCAGGCGGCCCAGCGCGGCGATGAAGAGATCGTCCGGGCCGCCCGCCACCTCTTCGACATCCCGGAAGACGACGCACAGTGA